Proteins encoded together in one Impatiens glandulifera chromosome 1, dImpGla2.1, whole genome shotgun sequence window:
- the LOC124921143 gene encoding SNF1-related protein kinase regulatory subunit beta-2-like, whose translation MGNVNGREDGGGGGDSSSGVDGSDGPSDDMVAQQSDGELMGGGQSPPPSPRAAHSPLMFTPQVPVVPLQRPDEAHIQSHPWSGSEFDDMVSDHGIPTMITWIYDGHDVSVEGSWDNWKTRKVLHRSGKDFSVMKVLPSGVYHYRFIVDGQWRYSSDKPWAQDENGLAFNILDLQDYVPEDVESISEFEPPQSPDSSYSNLQLGSEDFSKEPPSVPPHLQMTLLNVPTSTHFEIPPPFSRPQHVVLNHLYMQKGKSGSPVVALGSTNRFLAKYVTVVLYKSIQR comes from the exons ATGGGGAATGTGAATGGAAGGGaagatggaggaggaggaggtgaTAGCTCATCAGGTGTGGACGGTTCTGATGGTCCGTCTGATGACATGGTTGCGCAACAGTCTGATGGAGAGTTAATGGGTGGTGGCCAGTCTCCTCCTCCAAGCCCTAGGGCTGCTCACTCTCCTCTCATGTTCACTCCTCAG GTTCCTGTTGTTCCACTTCAAAGACCAGATGAGGCACACATTCAATCACATCCATGGTCTGGTTCAGAATTTGATGATATGGTTTCTGATCATGGAATTCCGACAATGATTACATGGATATATGATGGTCATGATGTTTCCGTTGAGGGATCTTGGGATAATTGGAAAACAAG GAAGGTTTTGCATAGATCTGGTAAGGACTTCAGTGTAATGAAAGTTCTTCCTTCAGGTGTTTACCATTATCGTTTCATTGTCGATGGACAATGGAGGTATTCATCTGATAAACCATGGGCACAAGATGAAAATGGTCTTGCTTTCAATATCCTCGATTTGCAG GATTATGTTCCTGAAGATGTGGAAAGCATTTCTGAATTCGAACCACCTCAATCCCCAGACTCGAGCTACTCCAATTTGCAACTCGGGTCTGAGGATTTCTCAAAGGAACCGCCTTCAGTTCCTCCTCACCTGCAAATGACTTTGCTAAATGTTCCGACATCAACCCATTTTGAGATTCCTCCACCATTCTCAAGACCCCAACATGTGGTGCTTAACCATCTTTACATGCAAAAAGGGAAGAGTGGCTCTCCTGTTGTAGCCCTCGGTTCAACCAACCGGTTTCTAGCCAAGTATGTGACCGTGGTCCTCTATAAATCAATTCAGAGGTAA
- the LOC124921050 gene encoding oligopeptide transporter 3-like, producing the protein MASTNDTKPPIHDSAADNLNGHETEGTCSIEEVRLVVPETDDPSLPVMTFRTWFLGLLSCIILIFLNTFFIFRTQPLTISAILMQIVVLPIGKFMANTLPTRRFTVLGWNFTLNPGPFNMKEHVVITVMANCGVSFGGGDAYSIGAITIMKAFYKQNLTFMCALVMVLTTNLVGYGWAGIFRRYLVDPVEMWWPSNLAQVSLFRALHEKEIKGTGWSRMRFFLVFMGASFAYYALPGYLFPILSFFSWVCWVFPRSITAQQIGSGAQGLGLGAFTLDWAGISAYHGSPLVTPFTSLLNVAVGFIMFIYIILPVCYWKFNTFDARKFPIFSNKLFTSEGHKYDTTKILTPNFDLNIPAYNSYGKLYLSPLFALSIGSGFLRFTSTITHVALFNGSDIWKQSKSAIKNAKLDVHAKLMRNYKQVPEWWFLILLGGSIALSIMMSFVWADVVQLRWWGMLFAFALALVVTLPIGVIQATTNQQPGYDIIAQFIFGYMLPGKPIANLVFKIYGRISTLHALSFLADLKLGHYMKIPPRSMYTAQLVGTLVSGFVNLAVCWWMLGNIENLCDIEALDPNSPWTCPKFKVTFDASVIWGLIGPKRLFGPGGLYRNLVWLFLIGAVLPVPVWILSKIYPEKKWIPLINIPVISYGFAGMPPATPTNIASWLVTGTIFNYFVFKYRKGWWQKYNYVLSAALDAGTAFMGVLIFVVLQNENRHLNWWGSEVDHCPLAACPTAPGIVVKNCPVF; encoded by the exons ATGGCGTCCACAAATGACACCAAACCTCCAATTCACGATTCCGCCGCCGACAACCTCAACGGTCATGAGACTGAAGGGACTTGTTCAATAGAGGAAGTCCGACTGGTGGTGCCGGAAACCGATGATCCGTCTCTACCGGTTATGACTTTCCGGACATGGTTTCTAGGCCTTTTATcgtgtataatcttgatttttCTCAATACTTTCTTTATCTTTCGTACTCAACCCCTCACCATTTCGGCAATCCTGATGCAAATCGTTGTCCTACCTATTGGGAAATTCATGGCCAATACACTTCCCACAAGACGATTCACGGTTTTGGGATGGAATTTTACATTGAATCCAGGTCCGTTTAATATGAAGGAACATGTTGTCATCACTGTGATGGCGAATTGCGGCGTTTCGTTTGGTGGGGGTGATGCTTATTCAATCGGAGCTATTACTATTATGAAAGCTTTTTATAAACAAAACCTTACCTTTATGTGTGCACTTGTTATGGTCTTGACTACTAAC TTGGTGGGTTATGGATGGGCTGGGATTTTTAGGAGGTATTTGGTTGATCCAGTTGAAATGTGGTGGCCTTCAAATCTTGCTCAGGTTTCATTGTTCAG AGCACTTCACGAGAAGGAGATTAAAGGAACAGGATGGAGTAGAATGCGATTCTTCCTCGTTTTCATGGGTGCTAGCTTTGCTTATTACGCATTACCTGGTTACCTTTTCCCAATTTTGTCTTTCTTTTCATGGGTATGTTGGGTGTTTCCTCGTAGTATCACAGCCCAACAAATCGGCTCTGGTGCACAGGGGTTAGGCCTCGGCGCCTTCACTCTTGACTGGGCTGGAATCTCAGCTTACCATGGAAGTCCTTTGGTTACACCTTTTACATCCCTTCTCAATGTTGCTGTCGGTTTCATCATGTTCATTTACATTATTCTTCCTGTTTGTTACTGGAAGTTTAACACTTTCGACGCTAGAAAATTCCCCATTTTCTCAAACAAGTTGTTCACCTCCGAAGGACATAAGTATGACACAACCAAGATCTTGACACCCAATTTCGATCTTAACATTCCTGCCTACAATAGCTACGGGAAACTCTATCTTAGCCCGCTTTTCGCACTTTCAATTGGGTCTGGTTTTCTCAGATTCACATCAACTATTACTCATGTCGCTCTATTCAACGGAAG TGATATATGGAAGCAAAGCAAGTCGGCGATTAAGAACGCGAAGCTGGATGTTCATGCGAAGCTGATGAGAAATTATAAACAAGTTCCTGAATGGTGGTTTCTGATCTTATTAGGAGGGAGTATAGCTCTATCCATAATGATGTCTTTTGTTTGGGCAGACGTTGTACAGCTTCGTTGGTGGGGAATGTTGTTTGCGTTCGCGTTGGCGTTAGTTGTCACTCTTCCGATCGGTGTTATTCAAGCCACGACGAATCAACAACCAGGATATGACATCATAGCCCAGTTCATTTTCGGTTATATGCTTCCTGGAAAACCAATAGCCAATTTGGTTTTTAAGATTTACGGTCGAATCAGCACCCTTCACGCCCTGTCTTTCTTAGCCGATCTCAAACTAGGCCATTACATGAAAATCCCGCCCCGCTCTATGTACACCGCTCAG CTCGTGGGAACTCTGGTTTCAGGCTTTGTAAACCTTGCGGTTTGTTGGTGGATGTTAGGAAATATTGAGAATCTCTGCGACATCGAAGCACTCGACCCAAATAGCCCTTGGACGTGCCCGAAATTCAAAGTGACGTTCGATGCTTCGGTTATATGGGGTTTAATCGGTCCGAAAAGGTTATTCGGACCAGGTGGGCTTTACAGGAACTTGGTTTGGCTATTCCTAATTGGAGCCGTCTTACCTGTTCCAGTCTGGATACTTAGCAAGATCTACCCGGAGAAGAAATGGATCCCTCTTATCAACATTCCCGTTATATCTTACGGTTTTGCAGGAATGCCGCCGGCCACTCCGACAAATATCGCTAGCTGGCTCGTGACAGGAACCATATTCAACTATTTCGTGTTCAAATACAGGAAAGGATGGTGGCAGAAGTATAATTACGTCCTGTCTGCCGCATTGGACGCTGGAACCGCGTTTATGGGCGTTTTGATATTCGTGGTTCTGCAGAACGAAAACCGACACCTGAATTGGTGGGGGTCGGAAGTAGATCATTGCCCGTTAGCAGCGTGTCCAACGGCTCCAGGGATTGTTGTGAAAAACTGCCCTGTTTTCTAA